One genomic region from Leptolyngbyaceae cyanobacterium JSC-12 encodes:
- a CDS encoding UDP-N-acetylglucosamine:LPS N-acetylglucosamine transferase (IMG reference gene:2510098475~PFAM: Glycosyltransferase family 28 C-terminal domain; Monogalactosyldiacylglycerol (MGDG) synthase) encodes MKRILILHASLGAGHLTAANALCEAFSQFSGVEVFCEDALDYANSLYRNTVTQAYKQLSEKLPQLYKAFYEGSDISDLDRSLDSNLVWARLERPFFKELGQLVRGVDPDVIVCVQQIPSRLLQLLEKEDQPSKPQYVVVTDVIAHSTWINYGVNGYFLPNALSANLLTQRGVNPDCLHVTGIPVKLEIMTPKTKEDMRSRHRLPAELPVVTIFAGGLNPKRVRTIVADLLQSSMPLMVVLVAGRNEKLVEAWDELVANATVQLRKLELIDYVDDLVVASDLVITKAGGLITSEILARGTPMVLVDPIPGQEEQNADVIAAAGAGVQIRLMEMVAPAVQYLLKHPDRLMQMRQSALELGQPRAAINIAETILSNLQQPTQAETSIPAHIYESVSNASLVE; translated from the coding sequence ATGAAACGAATTCTGATACTTCATGCCTCGTTAGGTGCCGGGCACCTGACGGCTGCCAATGCGTTGTGTGAAGCATTTAGTCAATTTTCTGGGGTTGAAGTGTTTTGCGAAGATGCATTAGATTATGCCAACTCGCTCTATCGCAATACGGTAACCCAGGCATACAAGCAGCTGAGCGAAAAGCTACCTCAACTCTACAAAGCATTCTATGAAGGCAGCGACATAAGCGATCTGGATCGCTCACTTGACAGTAATTTAGTTTGGGCACGGCTTGAGCGTCCTTTTTTCAAGGAGTTAGGGCAACTCGTTCGTGGCGTTGATCCCGATGTGATTGTGTGTGTGCAGCAAATTCCCAGTCGTTTGTTGCAATTATTGGAGAAAGAAGACCAGCCCTCCAAACCTCAGTATGTTGTGGTTACTGATGTCATTGCTCATAGCACCTGGATTAACTATGGAGTAAATGGGTACTTTTTACCAAATGCCTTGAGTGCTAATTTGCTAACTCAGCGTGGTGTAAATCCTGACTGTCTGCATGTCACAGGTATTCCAGTAAAGCTGGAAATTATGACTCCGAAAACAAAAGAAGACATGCGATCGCGCCACAGGCTACCAGCCGAGTTGCCAGTAGTCACTATATTTGCAGGTGGATTAAACCCTAAACGGGTACGAACGATCGTTGCTGACTTATTGCAAAGTTCCATGCCGCTGATGGTGGTATTAGTTGCGGGACGCAATGAAAAACTAGTTGAGGCATGGGATGAACTGGTAGCAAATGCCACAGTTCAATTGCGGAAGTTGGAGTTAATTGATTACGTTGATGATTTAGTTGTTGCCAGTGATTTAGTAATTACGAAAGCAGGTGGATTAATTACCAGTGAAATTCTGGCACGAGGAACCCCAATGGTGCTGGTTGACCCCATTCCTGGGCAAGAAGAGCAAAATGCTGATGTAATTGCGGCTGCAGGAGCTGGGGTGCAAATTCGCCTGATGGAAATGGTAGCTCCAGCCGTGCAGTATCTTTTGAAACACCCAGATCGCTTGATGCAAATGCGCCAATCTGCCTTAGAACTGGGGCAACCCCGTGCTGCTATCAATATTGCAGAAACAATCTTAAGCAACTTACAACAGCCTACCCAAGCTGAAACATCCATCCCTGCCCATATTTATGAGAGTGTGTCCAATGCCAGCCTGGTCGAATAA
- a CDS encoding methionine-R-sulfoxide reductase (IMG reference gene:2510098476~PFAM: SelR domain~TIGRFAM: methionine-R-sulfoxide reductase), translating to MLQEGLGMAKLEKQFDVSKTEEEWRQTLTPEQFRVLRQHGTERAGTSPLDKNYSRGTYVCAGCGQPLFTSDTKFNSGTGWPSFYAPIEGAIDTSIDRSLFMTRVEVHCSRCGGHLGHVFNDGPKPTGLRYCMNGVAMNFQPDEK from the coding sequence ATGTTACAAGAAGGACTGGGTATGGCGAAGTTAGAGAAACAATTTGACGTTTCAAAAACAGAAGAAGAATGGCGACAAACGCTTACTCCTGAGCAGTTTCGGGTTTTGCGTCAGCATGGCACCGAACGGGCAGGCACAAGCCCATTGGATAAGAATTATTCTCGTGGTACTTATGTTTGTGCGGGGTGTGGTCAACCTCTATTTACATCAGATACTAAATTCAACAGTGGTACAGGTTGGCCCAGCTTCTATGCGCCTATTGAGGGAGCGATTGATACCTCAATCGATAGATCTTTGTTTATGACGCGGGTAGAAGTCCATTGCAGCCGTTGTGGCGGACATTTAGGGCACGTCTTTAATGACGGTCCAAAACCCACTGGTTTACGCTACTGCATGAATGGCGTGGCGATGAATTTTCAGCCCGATGAGAAGTAG
- a CDS encoding response regulator with CheY-like receiver domain and winged-helix DNA-binding domain (IMG reference gene:2510098478~PFAM: Response regulator receiver domain; Transcriptional regulatory protein, C terminal), producing the protein MTAHILLVEDEVKLARFVELELSSEGYQVSVAHDGMSGLSLARESEPDLAILDWMLPGLTGVELCRRLRATGSKVPVILLTARDEVGDRVTGLDAGADDYVVKPFSIEELLARIRAHLRRTQEPDEDVLQFEDLTLNRRTREVYRGQRLIELTAKEFDLLEYLLNHPRQVYTRDQILEKVWGYDFMGDSNIIEVYIRYLRLKLEEKGEKRLIHTVRGVGYALRE; encoded by the coding sequence ATGACCGCACACATTCTGTTAGTTGAAGATGAAGTCAAATTAGCTCGGTTTGTAGAACTGGAACTGAGCAGTGAGGGCTACCAGGTGAGTGTTGCGCATGATGGAATGTCCGGATTGTCCCTAGCACGAGAATCGGAGCCAGACTTAGCTATTTTAGATTGGATGTTGCCAGGACTGACAGGTGTTGAGTTGTGCCGCCGGTTGCGAGCGACTGGTAGTAAGGTTCCCGTAATTTTGTTAACTGCACGAGATGAAGTGGGCGATCGTGTGACTGGGCTAGATGCTGGAGCTGATGATTACGTAGTCAAGCCATTTAGTATTGAAGAATTATTAGCACGAATCCGCGCTCATTTACGACGCACTCAAGAACCAGACGAAGATGTTTTGCAATTTGAAGATTTGACTTTAAACCGCCGTACTCGTGAAGTCTATCGAGGGCAACGATTGATCGAACTCACAGCAAAAGAGTTCGATTTATTAGAATACCTGTTAAACCATCCTCGCCAAGTATATACCCGTGACCAAATTCTGGAAAAAGTGTGGGGATACGATTTTATGGGCGATTCAAATATCATTGAGGTCTATATTCGCTATCTACGGCTGAAATTAGAGGAAAAGGGTGAAAAACGATTAATTCATACAGTACGCGGTGTGGGTTACGCCCTAAGAGAATAA
- a CDS encoding histidine kinase with GAF domain (IMG reference gene:2510098479~PFAM: GAF domain; Histidine kinase-, DNA gyrase B-, and HSP90-like ATPase; His Kinase A (phosphoacceptor) domain), with protein sequence MDWHNIHPQPQHYQQDRCALELLTAPSYRSGDLSQYLHEIACGVSCLLGSDWSIVTICQGELGQVVANSLGLGEGDHSFAVHGTLASEVTETGRSLVIEDIRQEIQRCNLSEDYLSYLGVPLRTVHGEIRGTICSFFRQPRQFTEAEIRSVELFAERAATAIDNYHLYHRQQKFNEILEQEVANRTEELRVAQTRLVEQERLAAIGEFATTIVHEVRNPLTTIVMGLKYARKQLETASDADRLFLSLSEAERLQHLLNEILLYAKPQLLQLFNINIGYFLQQLLEQIREMPEATQREIQFTTTTTDVELLGDRDKLKQVFINLFRNACEAIAEGDTIQCELTHLVSQNQVCVTIQNRGEPIPAEILPRLTEPFYSTKPSGTGLGLAIVKRIVLAHNGELSIQSSAQFGTVVQVRFPIRGAKSEV encoded by the coding sequence ATGGATTGGCACAACATTCATCCGCAGCCACAACATTATCAACAAGACCGTTGCGCATTGGAACTTTTGACAGCACCTAGCTATCGTTCCGGGGATCTCAGCCAATACTTACATGAAATTGCTTGCGGTGTTAGTTGCTTGCTGGGTTCAGATTGGTCAATTGTTACCATCTGCCAGGGAGAACTGGGGCAGGTTGTGGCAAATAGTTTGGGGTTAGGCGAAGGTGACCACAGTTTTGCAGTGCATGGCACGTTGGCTAGCGAGGTGACTGAAACTGGGCGATCGCTCGTGATTGAAGATATCCGTCAAGAAATCCAGCGGTGTAATCTATCCGAAGATTATCTTAGCTACTTAGGAGTGCCGCTGCGCACGGTTCACGGTGAAATAAGAGGAACAATTTGTTCTTTTTTTCGGCAACCACGCCAGTTTACGGAAGCTGAAATTCGCTCAGTAGAATTATTTGCGGAACGAGCCGCCACTGCTATTGATAATTACCATCTGTATCATCGGCAACAGAAATTCAATGAAATTTTAGAACAAGAAGTGGCAAATCGCACAGAAGAATTACGAGTTGCTCAGACTCGATTAGTTGAACAGGAGCGTTTAGCTGCCATTGGGGAATTTGCTACTACGATTGTGCATGAAGTGCGGAATCCCCTCACAACGATAGTAATGGGTTTAAAGTATGCCAGGAAACAACTAGAAACAGCCTCAGATGCAGATCGTCTCTTTCTTTCACTCAGTGAGGCAGAACGGCTTCAGCATTTACTCAATGAAATTTTGCTTTATGCTAAACCTCAACTTTTGCAGCTTTTCAACATTAATATCGGTTACTTTCTGCAGCAATTGCTAGAGCAAATTCGTGAGATGCCAGAAGCTACACAGCGAGAGATTCAGTTTACCACTACTACTACTGATGTAGAGCTTTTAGGAGATCGAGATAAGCTGAAGCAGGTATTTATTAATTTATTTCGCAATGCCTGCGAAGCTATCGCTGAAGGTGATACTATTCAGTGTGAACTAACTCATTTAGTGAGTCAAAATCAAGTTTGCGTTACGATTCAGAATAGGGGTGAGCCAATTCCAGCGGAGATTTTGCCACGACTAACAGAACCATTCTACTCAACAAAACCAAGCGGAACTGGATTAGGTTTAGCAATCGTGAAACGAATTGTGTTGGCTCACAATGGTGAATTATCTATTCAGTCTAGCGCCCAATTCGGTACTGTTGTGCAGGTTCGATTTCCAATTCGAGGTGCCAAAAGTGAGGTATAG
- a CDS encoding cAMP-binding protein (IMG reference gene:2510098480~PFAM: Bacterial regulatory proteins, crp family; Cyclic nucleotide-binding domain) yields the protein MKLPQLNQLPAELRAVVSVKSLLAGQILFVQNEAADAVFILETGDIQLLNYTEDGQQTNYYRVRPGESFAEIALFNETYACTAIAQTSSSVLILPKQPFLNALRNHPEFTETFIAQLAQRLHENKILLELRSIRSAPKRVLHYLQLNVQTDGFTVNLNGSLKAIADSLGLTPEALSRALKQLHKEGKINRRKRKVTLRKEFTKLDSNHGSSTTNPIDFKTT from the coding sequence ATGAAGCTTCCACAACTTAATCAACTTCCAGCCGAATTACGAGCTGTTGTCTCAGTTAAGAGTTTGTTAGCTGGACAAATTCTATTTGTTCAAAATGAAGCTGCAGATGCAGTGTTTATCCTTGAAACAGGAGATATCCAACTCCTTAACTATACAGAAGATGGGCAGCAAACAAACTATTACAGAGTAAGACCAGGTGAAAGTTTTGCTGAAATTGCACTTTTTAATGAGACCTATGCTTGCACAGCGATAGCCCAGACCTCTTCATCTGTTTTAATTTTGCCAAAACAACCTTTTCTCAATGCTTTGAGAAACCATCCTGAATTCACAGAAACATTCATAGCGCAATTAGCCCAACGCTTACATGAGAACAAAATTTTGTTGGAGTTACGTAGTATTCGTTCTGCCCCGAAACGAGTATTGCACTATTTGCAACTGAATGTGCAAACAGATGGGTTCACTGTTAATTTAAATGGTTCCCTGAAAGCGATCGCAGATAGTTTAGGATTAACCCCAGAAGCACTTTCTCGTGCATTGAAACAGCTTCATAAGGAAGGCAAGATTAATCGAAGGAAACGAAAAGTAACATTGCGTAAAGAATTCACCAAACTTGATTCTAATCATGGAAGTTCAACGACCAATCCCATAGACTTCAAAACAACCTGA
- a CDS encoding thioredoxin domain-containing protein (IMG reference gene:2510098481~PFAM: Thioredoxin) gives MLCDTESLILTQDTFQSEVLEAQMLVLADGWASWCMSFQKINLVIQDLAIALARCIKIGRLNIATAPSIAAYYGIRTVPTLLCFYRGQVVLCTVREISQSELIYKLAPFLAGSYSSGRLLACL, from the coding sequence ATGTTATGTGACACTGAATCGCTTATCTTAACACAGGATACTTTTCAGTCTGAAGTGTTGGAAGCTCAGATGCTTGTGCTAGCCGATGGTTGGGCAAGTTGGTGCATGTCTTTTCAAAAAATCAATCTGGTGATTCAAGATCTTGCGATCGCATTAGCTAGATGCATTAAGATTGGTCGATTGAATATTGCGACAGCTCCTTCGATCGCAGCTTATTATGGGATTCGAACTGTACCAACGTTGCTTTGTTTTTATCGGGGGCAAGTTGTATTGTGTACTGTGAGAGAGATCTCTCAATCAGAACTGATTTATAAACTGGCTCCCTTCCTCGCGGGAAGTTATTCTAGCGGGAGACTGCTTGCCTGTTTATGA